A region of Marnyiella aurantia DNA encodes the following proteins:
- the nth gene encoding endonuclease III, with amino-acid sequence MTKKQRAAIVINELEKLYPTVPIPLDHTDPFTLLVAVALSAQTTDRKVNQITPALFAVAETPFKMQNLEISEIKDLIKEIGLANQKAKNLKRMAELLVERHDGEVPQTFEELEALPGVGHKTASVVMSQAFGVPAFPVDTHIHRLMTLWKLTSGKNVQETERDAKKIFPRELWNKLHLQIIFYGREYSPARGKREGDFITKMLNL; translated from the coding sequence ATGACAAAAAAGCAAAGGGCTGCCATTGTAATAAACGAACTGGAGAAACTGTATCCTACCGTACCCATTCCGCTGGACCATACCGATCCTTTCACTTTACTGGTGGCAGTAGCGCTGTCTGCACAAACGACAGACCGGAAAGTGAACCAGATTACGCCCGCACTTTTTGCCGTGGCGGAAACACCTTTCAAAATGCAGAATCTTGAAATTTCTGAAATTAAAGATCTTATTAAAGAAATCGGTCTTGCGAATCAGAAAGCAAAAAATCTGAAGAGGATGGCCGAACTTCTGGTAGAAAGGCATGATGGTGAAGTGCCGCAGACTTTTGAAGAGCTGGAGGCACTGCCAGGCGTGGGACACAAAACAGCAAGTGTGGTAATGAGCCAGGCTTTTGGCGTGCCTGCTTTTCCTGTAGACACGCATATTCACCGGCTGATGACACTCTGGAAACTTACCAGCGGCAAAAATGTACAGGAAACGGAGCGTGATGCAAAAAAAATATTCCCGAGGGAATTATGGAATAAACTGCATCTTCAGATTATCTTCTACGGCCGCGAATATTCTCCCGCACGCGGAAAACGCGAAGGAGATTTCATTACCAAAATGTTAAATCTGTAG
- a CDS encoding ExbD/TolR family protein: MELKRKNRVNAEFSMASMTDIIFLLLIFFMITSSAISQSAIDVKLPTANSANPSVQEATTVTIKADGKYFVNDTEIPRDELEKYLVDALKEESNPAFTIRADENSRHRDVVFVMSIAETHKYNLAIATTQEE; encoded by the coding sequence ATGGAATTAAAGAGGAAGAACAGAGTAAATGCAGAATTCAGCATGGCATCGATGACAGATATTATTTTTCTGTTGCTGATATTTTTCATGATCACGAGTTCTGCCATCAGCCAAAGTGCCATTGATGTAAAACTTCCCACAGCCAATTCTGCAAATCCTTCAGTTCAGGAGGCTACAACGGTAACAATAAAGGCCGACGGCAAATATTTTGTAAACGACACGGAGATACCCAGAGATGAGCTGGAAAAATATCTTGTAGATGCACTGAAGGAAGAAAGTAACCCAGCTTTTACCATCCGCGCAGATGAGAACAGCCGGCACAGGGACGTCGTTTTTGTAATGTCTATAGCCGAAACACATAAGTACAATCTAGCAATCGCAACCACCCAGGAAGAGTAA
- a CDS encoding ferric siderophore ABC transporter substrate-binding protein translates to MSFAAKHIDYDQRNRQKSAAVTLLVAVLGFLLIYYYQFTKVTEKPEEVTTMLLNFGDNRNGRDQQDPAFQRGSLAAEKALETQPVEQSSTEPQPSAQASAQPVKSERIITGTNTKVSVAQDKTVTKPVSKSNSKAVAKPSNSKTASSKATVANSKTGSGDGKGTAAIGNLIGGRKSSTGTQGTAGTTGNAGNPLGGDSDGDSKIGIDRNLVGFIPGTMGRGGAQPAHNCTASGTINIAYTVDKAGNVTLARRSGGISDACAVSTSISWVKRYVKAERANTSSTGTYSISF, encoded by the coding sequence ATGAGTTTTGCAGCCAAACATATTGATTATGACCAGAGAAACCGCCAAAAAAGTGCAGCGGTTACCTTATTGGTAGCTGTATTGGGCTTTCTGCTGATCTACTACTACCAGTTTACCAAAGTCACTGAGAAACCGGAGGAAGTAACTACGATGCTGCTGAACTTCGGTGATAACCGCAATGGACGGGACCAGCAGGATCCTGCATTTCAGCGGGGAAGCCTTGCTGCAGAAAAAGCGCTGGAAACTCAGCCTGTTGAGCAGAGCAGTACAGAACCGCAGCCTAGTGCTCAAGCTAGTGCTCAACCTGTAAAATCTGAGAGAATAATAACAGGGACGAACACTAAAGTAAGTGTTGCTCAAGATAAAACGGTGACAAAGCCGGTCTCAAAAAGCAATTCAAAGGCTGTTGCCAAACCTTCAAACTCCAAAACCGCTTCTTCAAAAGCAACAGTTGCCAATTCCAAAACTGGATCAGGCGACGGTAAAGGAACTGCGGCTATCGGCAATTTAATTGGCGGAAGGAAATCCAGCACCGGTACACAGGGAACTGCAGGTACCACCGGGAATGCTGGCAATCCTTTGGGTGGCGACAGTGATGGCGACAGCAAAATCGGAATAGACCGTAATCTGGTTGGTTTCATCCCTGGAACTATGGGTCGTGGTGGTGCACAGCCTGCCCACAACTGTACTGCCAGCGGAACGATCAACATAGCCTATACGGTAGATAAAGCAGGAAATGTGACACTTGCCAGACGTTCCGGAGGCATTTCCGACGCGTGTGCAGTATCTACCTCCATTTCATGGGTGAAAAGATATGTAAAGGCGGAACGAGCCAACACTTCCTCTACCGGAACCTATTCCATTTCCTTCTAG
- the rsmI gene encoding 16S rRNA (cytidine(1402)-2'-O)-methyltransferase produces the protein MAGILYFVPTPIGNLEDMTFRAVRILKEVDYILCEDTRTSGILLKHYEISKPLKSYHLHNEHYTTQKVIDDLQNGMNIAIITDAGTPGISDPGYLLARAAAEADLEMQCLPGATAFVPALVVSGLPNNEFLFAGFLPQKKGRQTKLKQLAEEKKTIILYESPHKINTTLEQVREFFGEGTKASLSREISKKFEETKRGTIEELIEFSKTKTLKGEIVLIINNVI, from the coding sequence ATGGCCGGAATTCTTTATTTTGTACCTACGCCCATCGGAAATCTGGAAGATATGACTTTCCGGGCCGTGCGGATCCTGAAGGAAGTGGATTATATACTTTGTGAAGACACCCGGACATCGGGGATTCTTTTAAAGCATTATGAGATTTCCAAACCGTTGAAATCTTATCATCTTCATAATGAACATTACACCACCCAGAAGGTGATTGATGACCTGCAGAACGGTATGAATATCGCAATCATTACAGATGCCGGTACACCGGGCATTTCGGATCCGGGATATCTCCTGGCTCGTGCCGCTGCGGAAGCGGATCTGGAAATGCAGTGCCTGCCCGGTGCTACAGCCTTTGTACCTGCACTGGTTGTTTCGGGACTGCCCAACAATGAATTCCTGTTCGCAGGTTTTCTGCCACAAAAGAAAGGCAGGCAAACGAAGTTGAAACAACTGGCAGAAGAGAAAAAAACCATAATTTTGTACGAAAGTCCGCATAAGATCAATACCACACTGGAGCAGGTTCGGGAGTTCTTCGGCGAAGGAACTAAAGCGAGCTTGAGCCGCGAAATATCCAAGAAATTTGAAGAAACCAAGCGCGGTACTATAGAGGAACTCATTGAGTTTTCGAAAACAAAAACATTGAAAGGGGAGATTGTCCTCATCATCAACAACGTGATTTAA
- the fabG gene encoding 3-oxoacyl-[acyl-carrier-protein] reductase, with protein MGLLEGKVALITGGSRGIGRGIVESFAKQGAQVAFTFAGSVEKAAELEKSLSSTTKIKGFQSDASDFDAAQKLVDDVIAEFGKVDILINNAGITKDGLLLRMSKDDWDIIMKTNLDSVFNLTKAVIKPMMKAKNGSIINMSSVVGIQGNAGQANYAASKAGVIGFTKSVALELGSRNIRCNAIAPGFIETEMTAALDQKVIEEWRNDVPLKRGGKPEDVANACVFLGSDMSAYVTGQVLNVCGGLLT; from the coding sequence ATGGGATTATTAGAAGGAAAAGTGGCATTGATTACCGGCGGTTCCCGTGGGATTGGCAGAGGAATCGTAGAGAGTTTTGCAAAACAGGGTGCACAGGTAGCATTTACCTTTGCAGGTTCGGTAGAGAAAGCAGCAGAGCTTGAAAAGTCCCTTAGTTCCACTACAAAAATAAAAGGTTTCCAGAGTGACGCATCCGATTTCGATGCTGCACAAAAACTTGTAGATGATGTAATTGCTGAATTCGGCAAGGTGGATATCCTCATCAACAATGCGGGAATTACAAAAGACGGTTTGTTACTCCGGATGAGTAAAGATGACTGGGATATCATTATGAAAACCAATCTGGACTCAGTTTTTAACCTTACAAAAGCAGTGATAAAGCCTATGATGAAGGCCAAAAACGGATCCATCATCAATATGTCTTCTGTAGTTGGGATTCAGGGGAATGCAGGACAGGCAAATTATGCCGCTTCTAAAGCGGGTGTAATAGGCTTCACAAAGTCTGTAGCACTGGAACTTGGCTCGCGTAATATCCGATGTAACGCTATTGCACCGGGATTTATTGAAACTGAAATGACAGCAGCGCTGGACCAGAAGGTAATTGAAGAGTGGAGAAATGATGTACCGCTGAAACGTGGCGGAAAGCCGGAAGATGTGGCCAATGCCTGCGTTTTCCTGGGAAGTGATATGTCTGCATACGTAACGGGCCAGGTACTTAATGTATGCGGTGGACTGCTTACATAG
- a CDS encoding DUF885 domain-containing protein, producing the protein MNHISVKYLLILGLLFAAVSCKKTDSPLTRVTPMEIDSIAANYYEQYLKLYPLEATAQGDYRYNDQLAIDIDKDYIAGEIAFYNSVQKQMEKLNYRNLSDEDKTVYDVLDFILKGKIERYAYKPEYIPFTQFSGLPLDFPLLGSGEGTQPFKTEKDYEDWLKRAAKFPLWMTAATENFRAGVAAGHVLPKKLVVKMIAQMRAEEIITTDWEKNIFYGPVHKFPESFTDKQKEKFTAAYKDMIGKKIVPAYTAMGDFLQKEYLPKARDTDGINALPKGKDIYAFNARNWTTTSKTPDDIYKTGLAEVAMLRAEMEKVKQQVGFTGNLDQFITHVKEDPAAMPYKTEKEVINAFNDILKKISPKLKSMFSNSPKTPFEIRQTEKFREATASAEYVPGTPDGKRSGIFYMPIPDATRFNVTSGMESLFLHEAIPGHHYQISLQQENTELPKFMRFGWLGAYGEGWAHYCETLGPELGLYTDPYQKMGYLSDQMLRAVRLVVDTGLHTGRMNREEAIRYFLSNISYDEAAATAEIERYMALPGQALSYKIGSLKIRELRTKYEKELGKKFSLPKFHDEILNQGSLPLDVLDRKMKIWASKQ; encoded by the coding sequence ATGAACCATATATCAGTGAAGTATCTGTTAATTTTAGGTTTGCTGTTTGCAGCAGTTTCCTGTAAAAAAACCGATTCTCCGTTAACCCGCGTAACTCCAATGGAAATTGATTCCATAGCCGCCAATTATTATGAACAGTATTTGAAACTGTATCCCCTGGAAGCTACTGCACAGGGGGACTACCGCTACAACGATCAGTTGGCCATCGATATTGATAAGGATTATATTGCCGGCGAGATTGCCTTTTACAATTCCGTACAGAAGCAGATGGAGAAGCTGAATTACAGAAATCTCTCTGACGAAGATAAGACCGTGTATGATGTTTTGGATTTTATCCTGAAAGGCAAGATCGAACGCTATGCCTATAAACCCGAATATATTCCGTTCACACAGTTTAGCGGATTACCGCTTGATTTCCCATTGCTGGGTTCGGGCGAGGGCACACAGCCCTTCAAAACTGAAAAAGATTACGAAGACTGGCTAAAGCGTGCTGCTAAATTTCCGCTTTGGATGACGGCAGCTACCGAAAACTTCCGCGCGGGCGTCGCTGCGGGCCATGTACTTCCCAAAAAGCTGGTCGTGAAGATGATCGCTCAGATGCGTGCTGAAGAGATTATAACAACGGATTGGGAGAAAAATATTTTTTACGGTCCCGTGCATAAGTTTCCGGAAAGTTTTACAGACAAACAAAAAGAGAAATTTACCGCTGCATATAAAGATATGATTGGGAAGAAGATCGTTCCGGCCTACACTGCTATGGGAGATTTTCTGCAAAAAGAATATCTGCCAAAAGCCCGCGATACGGACGGGATAAATGCGCTGCCCAAAGGGAAGGATATTTATGCCTTTAATGCACGTAACTGGACTACAACAAGTAAAACCCCGGATGATATCTATAAAACCGGTCTCGCAGAAGTAGCGATGCTGCGTGCGGAAATGGAAAAAGTAAAGCAGCAGGTAGGATTTACGGGAAACCTGGATCAGTTTATTACGCATGTTAAGGAAGATCCGGCGGCCATGCCGTATAAAACCGAGAAAGAAGTGATTAATGCATTTAATGATATCCTGAAGAAAATTTCGCCCAAACTCAAGTCAATGTTCAGTAACAGCCCGAAAACACCTTTTGAGATCCGGCAGACTGAAAAGTTCCGCGAGGCAACAGCCAGTGCCGAGTATGTGCCCGGAACCCCAGACGGAAAACGCTCCGGTATCTTTTATATGCCGATTCCGGATGCAACCAGATTCAACGTTACGTCCGGAATGGAATCTCTGTTTCTACATGAAGCGATCCCGGGACATCATTATCAAATTTCACTGCAGCAGGAAAATACTGAACTCCCGAAATTCATGCGCTTTGGTTGGCTTGGAGCTTATGGTGAAGGTTGGGCGCATTATTGTGAAACCCTGGGACCGGAGTTAGGGCTGTATACAGACCCTTATCAGAAAATGGGTTACCTGAGTGATCAGATGCTTCGTGCTGTGAGACTTGTGGTAGACACCGGCCTACATACAGGCCGGATGAACAGGGAAGAGGCAATCCGCTATTTCCTGAGCAATATTTCCTATGATGAAGCTGCGGCAACAGCGGAAATTGAAAGATATATGGCTTTGCCGGGACAGGCACTCAGTTATAAAATTGGCAGCCTTAAAATACGTGAACTGAGAACGAAATATGAGAAGGAGTTGGGCAAGAAATTCAGTTTACCGAAATTTCATGATGAGATACTTAACCAGGGATCGTTGCCACTTGATGTTCTGGACAGGAAAATGAAGATTTGGGCTTCTAAGCAATAA
- a CDS encoding TolC family protein → MKKLLFLALGCVFIGTNAQKKWTLQEAVEYAVQNNLQVISSQNNQRIQQNSLSIAKREYLPSVAGNVNNNFSFGQGRDFFGATQRNDNFTNSVNVGADILLFNHGRIEKNIRRTQYELEAAGYDVERVKNDISLQVAQQYLQIMLNKEVEKIALSSLQNATKLLDRAKITTEVGTTARTILAEAEAAVSRENQNLKNAEINTDRSLFALAQLLRLTDYKNFDVAEVDVEQQPQAPLHSASDIIETAFGNQPQIKAAESRIKAAQAQTEITETAFWPTISASAGIGSSYFNSLVKRYDQLGNLVKDRTFFEQYQDTFGQQVGLSANIPIFNKGITRLQVEQSRINEEVAQNALEIQRQEVLQNVQRSQFDAESSYESYLAALETEKSTALALDFTEKSYAAGRATIYDVNVARNNYANAQGSVAQAKYNYIFSLKLLNFYAGIPITL, encoded by the coding sequence ATGAAAAAACTTCTGTTTTTGGCTTTAGGCTGTGTTTTCATCGGAACAAATGCCCAAAAAAAGTGGACATTGCAGGAAGCTGTGGAATATGCCGTTCAAAATAACCTGCAGGTCATCAGTTCGCAAAACAATCAGAGGATACAGCAGAACTCTCTCAGTATAGCAAAGCGGGAGTATTTACCATCCGTGGCAGGTAACGTAAATAATAATTTTTCATTCGGGCAGGGCAGGGATTTTTTCGGAGCCACCCAGCGGAATGATAATTTTACGAACAGTGTTAATGTTGGAGCAGATATACTGCTTTTCAACCACGGACGTATTGAAAAGAATATTCGGCGGACACAGTATGAACTGGAAGCAGCAGGTTATGATGTGGAACGCGTGAAAAATGATATTTCACTGCAGGTGGCGCAGCAGTATCTACAGATCATGCTGAATAAGGAAGTTGAAAAGATTGCGTTAAGTTCTCTGCAAAATGCCACAAAACTTCTGGACCGTGCCAAAATTACCACTGAGGTAGGCACAACAGCCAGAACTATATTGGCAGAAGCCGAGGCCGCGGTATCCCGGGAAAACCAAAACTTAAAGAATGCCGAAATCAATACTGACAGAAGTCTGTTTGCGCTGGCCCAGTTGCTCCGGTTAACTGATTATAAAAATTTTGATGTTGCTGAGGTAGATGTAGAACAGCAGCCACAGGCACCACTTCATTCAGCCTCCGATATCATTGAGACCGCATTCGGCAATCAGCCGCAGATAAAAGCTGCTGAAAGCCGGATTAAAGCCGCCCAGGCACAAACCGAAATTACAGAAACAGCTTTCTGGCCCACAATATCAGCCAGCGCAGGCATTGGATCTTCTTATTTTAATTCATTGGTAAAAAGATATGATCAGTTGGGGAACCTTGTTAAAGACCGAACTTTTTTCGAGCAGTATCAGGATACTTTTGGACAGCAGGTAGGACTGTCGGCCAATATTCCCATCTTCAACAAAGGTATTACGAGATTACAGGTGGAACAGAGCCGTATCAATGAGGAAGTTGCCCAAAACGCACTTGAAATTCAGCGTCAGGAAGTACTCCAGAATGTGCAGAGGTCTCAGTTTGATGCCGAATCGAGTTATGAATCCTATCTGGCAGCCCTGGAAACTGAGAAAAGCACCGCCCTGGCACTGGACTTTACCGAAAAAAGTTATGCTGCGGGCCGTGCTACGATCTATGATGTGAATGTGGCCAGAAACAATTATGCTAATGCACAGGGTTCTGTAGCCCAGGCTAAGTACAATTATATTTTCAGCCTGAAATTGCTTAACTTCTATGCAGGTATCCCGATTACATTGTAA
- the bcp gene encoding thioredoxin-dependent thiol peroxidase: MLNAGDQLPEFTALNQEGRTVQSSDFLGHKTVVFFYPQANTPTCTAEACNLNDHLAELQKAGYSMLGISADSVKKQKNFHTKFNLGYDLIADEQREIVEKFGVWQEKKTFGKTYYGIVRTTFIFDEKGICVRRIDKVKSKAAAQQILSAD; the protein is encoded by the coding sequence ATGTTGAATGCAGGAGATCAGTTACCGGAGTTTACCGCGCTTAACCAGGAAGGCCGAACGGTCCAGAGTTCAGACTTCCTCGGTCATAAAACAGTTGTGTTTTTCTATCCTCAGGCCAATACTCCCACCTGCACCGCTGAAGCCTGCAATTTAAACGACCATCTCGCTGAGCTGCAAAAAGCCGGGTACAGTATGCTGGGTATTTCAGCAGATTCGGTAAAGAAGCAGAAGAACTTCCACACGAAATTTAATTTAGGTTATGACCTTATAGCCGATGAGCAAAGGGAAATAGTGGAAAAATTTGGAGTCTGGCAGGAAAAGAAAACCTTCGGAAAAACTTATTATGGTATCGTACGCACCACTTTTATTTTTGACGAAAAAGGAATCTGCGTTCGCAGGATAGACAAAGTGAAGTCCAAAGCGGCCGCGCAGCAAATCTTAAGCGCGGATTAA
- a CDS encoding bifunctional folylpolyglutamate synthase/dihydrofolate synthase: MTNEEYQQAIEWLFVQAPNYQLEGKKAYKPGLDNIVKLCEFFGNPQDKIKTVHIGGTNGKGSTSNLLASVMQEAGYRTGLYNSPHLIDFTERIKINGENCSKEFVCGFIQKLKTLPTDIRPSFFEFTTVMAFEYFHHNNVDLAIIEVGLGGRLDSTNIIQPLVSAVTNVALDHQNILGDTLEEIAAEKAGIIKSKTPIICGDDDLTVHSIMRARALEKNAPFIDATAIETTLTSDLTGNYQKKNIKVAVALVEELRKVGYSIAPQHIASGMLNVYRNTGFIGRWFKFSEDPLTICDTAHNQAGLTEVFEQLNSMDCRKHIVLGFVNDKKIDEVLKILPPNSSYYFVKPNIERGRNPAEYRNLLENAKINYKIYQNLQDGYVAALQNVSDGEMIFIGGSNFIVGEFLEKNLEK, translated from the coding sequence ATGACAAATGAGGAGTATCAGCAAGCGATCGAATGGCTTTTCGTGCAGGCACCAAATTATCAGCTCGAAGGTAAGAAGGCCTATAAACCGGGTCTGGATAATATAGTTAAGCTGTGTGAGTTCTTCGGAAATCCACAGGATAAGATAAAAACAGTACATATTGGAGGTACCAATGGTAAAGGTTCTACAAGTAACCTGCTGGCATCGGTAATGCAGGAAGCCGGATACAGAACAGGACTTTATAACTCGCCGCATCTGATTGATTTTACGGAGAGGATAAAGATTAACGGTGAGAACTGTTCAAAGGAATTTGTCTGCGGATTCATACAGAAACTTAAAACTTTGCCCACAGACATCCGTCCTTCATTTTTTGAATTCACCACGGTAATGGCATTCGAATATTTTCATCACAACAATGTAGATCTGGCAATTATAGAAGTTGGCCTGGGTGGCAGGCTGGACTCTACGAATATAATTCAGCCCTTAGTAAGTGCCGTTACGAATGTGGCACTGGACCACCAGAACATCCTGGGTGATACTCTGGAAGAAATTGCTGCCGAAAAAGCTGGTATCATAAAAAGTAAGACACCCATTATTTGCGGAGATGACGACCTCACGGTACATAGCATTATGCGGGCGAGAGCTTTGGAAAAGAACGCTCCATTTATTGATGCCACAGCCATTGAAACCACCTTAACCTCGGACCTTACAGGAAACTATCAAAAAAAGAATATTAAGGTTGCAGTTGCTCTTGTTGAAGAACTCCGGAAGGTTGGATACAGCATTGCCCCTCAACATATAGCTTCAGGGATGCTGAATGTATACAGAAACACGGGCTTCATCGGACGGTGGTTCAAGTTTTCAGAAGATCCGCTTACGATTTGCGATACCGCCCATAACCAGGCTGGGCTAACTGAAGTTTTTGAGCAGTTAAACAGCATGGACTGCCGTAAACATATTGTGTTAGGCTTTGTTAATGACAAAAAAATTGATGAGGTTTTAAAGATTTTACCGCCTAACTCATCGTACTATTTTGTAAAGCCGAACATTGAACGCGGCAGAAATCCGGCCGAGTACCGGAATTTACTGGAAAACGCTAAAATAAATTATAAAATTTATCAAAATTTACAGGATGGATATGTTGCTGCTTTACAAAATGTTAGCGACGGAGAAATGATTTTTATTGGTGGAAGCAACTTTATTGTTGGAGAATTTTTAGAAAAAAATTTGGAGAAATAA
- a CDS encoding SprT-like domain-containing protein: MSVTLLEKYLPPQSLPYLKDWFGSHRIHIKITRGRSTKLGDYRKMQDGSHQITLNSTLQPHLFFFVLSHELAHLIAFDRFAGRITAHGTEWKKIFGEMLQDSISVYAEDLQPIIFRFSQSPKASFMASPELVRYFHIEDYEDESSYVDDLGLQDRFIYRKKTYIIEQKLKKNYICVELETGKKYIFKPLARVQKIS; this comes from the coding sequence ATGTCAGTTACTCTTTTAGAAAAATATCTTCCCCCCCAATCCTTGCCATATCTGAAGGACTGGTTTGGCAGTCACAGGATCCACATCAAGATTACACGCGGAAGGTCTACAAAATTAGGGGATTACCGTAAAATGCAGGATGGGAGTCATCAGATAACCCTAAACTCCACGCTGCAGCCCCATTTGTTTTTTTTCGTGCTTAGCCATGAACTTGCACATCTAATCGCATTTGACCGCTTCGCGGGAAGAATAACAGCACACGGCACCGAATGGAAGAAAATTTTCGGTGAAATGCTGCAGGACAGTATTAGTGTATATGCAGAGGACCTTCAACCCATCATTTTTCGCTTCTCACAGTCGCCTAAGGCAAGTTTTATGGCAAGCCCGGAACTGGTAAGATATTTCCATATTGAAGATTATGAGGATGAAAGCAGTTATGTTGATGATCTGGGTTTACAGGACCGTTTCATTTACCGAAAGAAGACATATATCATAGAGCAGAAACTTAAAAAAAACTATATTTGTGTTGAACTGGAAACCGGGAAAAAATACATTTTCAAACCCCTGGCCAGAGTCCAAAAAATAAGCTAA
- a CDS encoding MotA/TolQ/ExbB proton channel family protein, with amino-acid sequence MFLQTSTQIVNTTTETHVFSLWNVLFSGGILGNSIMVAIFLLGLLALYIFLERYFFIKRASRQTPNFLENIKDFVQDGKIQTAMDYCRTIDSPEARMIEKGLARIGRPISDISNAMQNQGQLEVSRLEKNLNILASASGAAPMLGFLGTVVGMIMAFFEISNVTGAVSPKLLASGIYTAMATTAVGLFVGIPAYFFYNILVTNVDRLVLKIQTHVNEFLDALNKPL; translated from the coding sequence ATGTTTTTGCAGACCTCTACACAAATTGTAAACACAACCACAGAAACGCACGTTTTTTCCCTTTGGAATGTTCTGTTTAGTGGCGGAATTTTAGGAAATTCCATTATGGTAGCTATCTTCCTGCTTGGACTTCTCGCCCTGTATATTTTCCTGGAAAGGTATTTTTTTATAAAACGTGCTTCCAGACAAACTCCTAACTTCCTGGAAAACATCAAGGATTTTGTGCAGGATGGGAAAATACAGACCGCAATGGATTACTGCAGAACAATAGACTCGCCGGAAGCCCGCATGATTGAGAAAGGCCTTGCACGGATAGGCAGACCGATTTCAGATATCTCCAATGCTATGCAAAATCAGGGTCAGCTGGAAGTGTCAAGACTGGAGAAAAACCTGAATATTCTTGCATCTGCCTCCGGAGCCGCACCTATGCTTGGCTTCCTGGGCACGGTGGTGGGTATGATTATGGCGTTTTTCGAAATTTCTAATGTTACCGGTGCGGTGAGTCCAAAACTTCTTGCTTCGGGAATTTATACAGCCATGGCAACTACCGCAGTAGGTCTGTTCGTAGGTATTCCAGCCTACTTTTTTTACAATATACTTGTTACGAATGTAGACCGGCTTGTTCTGAAGATCCAGACCCACGTAAACGAATTCCTGGATGCACTGAATAAACCATTGTAG
- a CDS encoding mannose-1-phosphate guanylyltransferase has product MLKSDNYCVIMAGGIGSRFWPMSTQKFPKQFQDILGTGRTMIQQTYDRISQLLPAENIYVITNKEYVELSQSQLPEVPAENIVGEPMMKNTAACNIYMASKIAAKSPDANIIVLPADHLIVKEKTFLEKVSYAFGLASQHDYLITLGITPTRPDTGYGYIQFIDTPGKEISKVKTFTEKPSLEIAKTFLESGDFLWNSGIFVWNVKSIYSAFENYLPEMCEQFSSCEYNSDRESQCVELIYPKVTKISIDNGILERANNVYVIPADLGWSDLGTWTSVYENAEKDSQKNAVNSKYVMTYNSKGNVVRLKNSSKAVVLDGLKDYIIVDTDKALLICPRANDQLIKQYVQDIKNLKNGNKFI; this is encoded by the coding sequence ATGTTAAAATCAGATAATTACTGCGTCATAATGGCTGGTGGTATTGGAAGCCGGTTCTGGCCCATGAGCACGCAAAAGTTTCCCAAGCAGTTTCAGGATATTCTGGGTACAGGCAGGACAATGATCCAGCAAACCTATGACAGGATAAGCCAACTGCTGCCCGCCGAAAACATTTATGTAATTACCAATAAGGAATACGTGGAACTTTCGCAGTCCCAGCTTCCTGAAGTACCGGCTGAAAACATTGTGGGCGAGCCAATGATGAAGAACACCGCCGCCTGCAACATTTACATGGCCAGCAAAATTGCTGCAAAATCACCTGATGCTAATATTATCGTCCTGCCCGCGGACCACCTGATTGTTAAAGAAAAAACCTTTCTGGAGAAGGTGAGTTATGCATTCGGACTGGCGTCGCAGCATGATTATCTCATTACACTTGGAATTACTCCCACTCGTCCGGATACAGGATACGGCTATATTCAGTTCATTGATACTCCCGGCAAAGAAATATCAAAAGTGAAGACTTTTACAGAAAAACCCAGTCTGGAAATAGCAAAAACCTTTCTGGAAAGCGGCGACTTTCTGTGGAACTCCGGAATTTTTGTCTGGAATGTTAAAAGCATATACAGTGCTTTCGAAAATTACCTGCCGGAAATGTGCGAACAGTTCAGTTCCTGTGAATACAATTCGGACCGTGAAAGCCAGTGCGTGGAACTGATTTACCCAAAGGTGACCAAAATTTCAATAGACAACGGTATACTGGAACGCGCAAATAACGTATATGTTATCCCGGCAGATTTGGGATGGAGCGATCTGGGAACCTGGACCTCTGTATATGAAAACGCCGAAAAGGACAGCCAGAAGAATGCGGTGAACTCAAAATATGTAATGACCTACAATTCAAAAGGCAATGTAGTGCGACTGAAGAACAGCAGCAAAGCTGTGGTTTTAGACGGACTAAAGGACTATATAATTGTTGATACAGACAAAGCATTGCTCATTTGTCCGCGTGCAAATGACCAGTTGATAAAGCAGTATGTTCAGGATATAAAGAACCTGAAGAATGGCAACAAATTTATATAA